From a single Phaenicophaeus curvirostris isolate KB17595 chromosome 8, BPBGC_Pcur_1.0, whole genome shotgun sequence genomic region:
- the HEBP2 gene encoding heme-binding protein 2, with protein MIKTFKQTFLSLDLQSPRWSTAEIMAKEYELRQYETAKWVSTVIRGETQKEALRQGFWKLFHYIQGKNEKEMKIDMTVPVTCLIKSGCTDFKISFFVPHEHQDSPPQPTDSDVFIEERKAAAIFVRSFGGFASPEKYAEEAEALARILRNRGQPFHEDFFYTAGYNSPFKLFNRHNEVWYFKK; from the exons ATGATCAAGACCTTCAAGCAAACCTTTCTGTCCCTGGATCTCCAGTCCCCTCGGTGGAGCACAGCAGAGATCATG GCAAAAGAGTATGAGCTGCGTCAGTACGAGACCGCCAAGTGGGTCAGCACAGTCATTAGGGGAGAGACCCAGAAGGAGGCGCTGCGCCAAGGCTTCTGGAAACTCTTCCACTACATCCAAGGGAAGAATGAAAAAG AGATGAAAATTGATATGACTGTGCCAGTGACATGCCTGATAAAATCTGGCTGCACAGACTTCAAGATCTCCTTCTTTGTGCCACACGAACACCAAGACTCCCCTCCACAGCCCACAGACTCCGACGTGTTCATTGAAGAGCGGAAGGCAGCAGCCATCTTCGTCCG GTCCTTTGGTGGATTTGCCTCCCCAGAGAAATATGCTGAGGAAGCAGAAGCCTTGGCCAGAATCTTAAGAAACAGAGGCCAACCATTCCATGAAGACTTCTTCTACACTGCAGGTTACAACAGTCCCTTCAAGCTCTTCAACAGGCACAATGAAGTGTGGTATTTCAAAAAGTAA